One genomic region from Mangifera indica cultivar Alphonso chromosome 17, CATAS_Mindica_2.1, whole genome shotgun sequence encodes:
- the LOC123200201 gene encoding oxysterol-binding protein-related protein 4C-like, producing the protein MSKDEKKIVLAKPSLFEGESQGDYKAPNIVECILSLFRNIRPGADLIRFQLPTTFNIPKSQLQCFGESVYCTNKDLLSICNNCESPLERLTGVVAWCISTTRPIIFGSSPYNPILGETHHVSTGSLNVLLEQISHHPPVFALHATNEKENIELIWCQQPVAKFCGTSVEAQTHGKRQLKLHKYKETYEMNSPKLLVRILPVPGTEWVGNVKIKCHESGLEAELCFRGGSLLGRRGRAIKGKIYESLSIQTLYEIDGHWDRTVSVKDMQNGERKVIFDAKEVLYGLKTPVVMDSQAVWATESAAVWGDVSQGILNQEWEKARVAKKGVEEEQRRVLRERESVGETWVPKHFNVTKSGERGWDCSPIQEIVPPAPIVVPP; encoded by the exons atg AGTAAAGATGAGAAAAAGATAGTGCTTGCAAAGCCATCATTGTTTGAAGGAGAATCACAGGGTGATTACAAAGCTCCAAATATTGTAGAATGCATTTTAAGTCTTTTTAGAAACATACGACCAGGAGCTGATCTCATACGTTTTCAG CTGCCAACAACTTTCAACATTCCAAAGTCACAGCTTCAATGTTTTGGGGAGTCAGTGTACTGCACTAATAAAGATTTGTTAAGCATTTGCAACAATTGTGAGAGCCCACTGGAGAGGCTCACAGGCGTCGTGGCTTGGTGTATTTCCACCACACGCCCTATCATTTTTGGTTCATCTCCTTACAATCCCATTCTTGGAGAAACCCACCATGTTTCCACTGGTAGCCTCAATGTTCTACTAGAACAG ATATCCCATCATCCACCAGTATTTGCTCTCCATGCAACCAATGAGaaggaaaatattgaattaatttggTGTCAACAACCAGTTGCCAAATTCTGTG GTACTTCAGTGGAAGCCCAGACTCATGGCAAAAGGCAATTAAAGCTACATAAATACAAAGAAACTTATGAAATGAACTCACCAAAGCTCTTGGTTAGAATTCTTCCGGTACCCGGGACAGAATGGGTTGGCAATGTTAAAATCAAATGCCATGAAAGTGGCCTCGAAGCTGAGTTATGTTTCAGAGGCGGTTCTTTATTAGGGCGAAGAGGAAGAGCCATTAAAGGAAAAATCTATGAATCCTTATCAATACAAACTCTTTATGAGATCGATGGGCACTGGGACAG AACTGTCTCGGTGAAAGACATGCAGAATGGGGAACGAAAAGTTATCTTCGACGCGAAAGAGGTTCTTTATGGGCTCAAAACTCCGGTTGTTATGGATTCTCAA GCAGTGTGGGCAACCGAATCAGCGGCAGTATGGGGCGACGTGAGCCAAGGCATATTGAATCAAGAATGGGAAAAAGCTAGAGTTGCAAAGAAAGGTGTGGAGGAAGAGCAGAGAAGGGTCTTGAGAGAAAGAGAGTCGGTTGGCGAAACTTGGGTTCCCAAGCATTTTAATGTCACAAAAAGCGGGGAAAGGGGTTGGGATTGCTCACCTATTCAAGAAATTGTGCCACCAGCTCCTATCGTTGTCCCTCCTTGA
- the LOC123200104 gene encoding glutaredoxin-C4-like has product MAARLFISVALVAFLCWASLSGASDTSPEVAFVKKTISSHDIVIFSKSYCPYCKRAKAVFKELNQVPHVIELNERADGSDIQDALLEIVGRRTVPQVFINGKHIGGSDDTVEAYESGKLAKLLGIAADEKEEL; this is encoded by the exons ATGGCGGCGAGACTATTCATCTCAGTAGCTTTGGTGGCCTTTCTCTGTTGGGCATCCCTTTCTGGAGCTTCTGATACAAGCCCAGAAGTTGCTTTTGTCAAAAAAACCATCTCTTCTCACGACATCGTCATCTTCTCAAAGTCCTATTGCCC ATATTGTAAAAGGGCAAAAGCTGTCTTCAAAGAGTTGAACCAGGTTCCTCATGTAATTGAGCTTAATGAGAGAG CTGACGGCTCTGACATTCAAGATGCTCTTCTTGAGATTGTTGGGAGGCGCACTGTGCCTCAGGTGTTCATAAATGGAAAGCACATTGGAGGCTCAGATG ATACCGTGGAAGCCTATGAAAGTGGGAAACTGGCAAAGCTTCTAGGTATTGCTGCTGATGAAAAAGAAGAACTCTGA